One window of the Betta splendens chromosome 21, fBetSpl5.4, whole genome shotgun sequence genome contains the following:
- the kctd4 gene encoding BTB/POZ domain-containing protein KCTD4 — MEWNLRRMESELRHINPDLLQPSKSFKKPSSGTVTLNVGGFLYTAHRTTLSKQQGSFLEELANGKKPVQHTDSMGNPFIDRDGPVFRHVLNYLRTGELQLPDDFREAGLLRREADFYRLGELVEAVVEWEGQRAAQREPAFLEVTDSHDRSQGLKVYCSDPSFIDKVKGRLVQISKSRLDGFPEEFVVSSNVIQFRHFIKSEPGSRLVLKEDSTFVCTLDCLKLETVMLALRSGFKLVTSLDSSKGSVVAAEALHFVK; from the coding sequence ATGGAATGGAACCTCAGAAGGATGGAAAGTGAACTGAGGCACATCAACCCGGacctgctgcagcccagcaaGAGCTTCAAGAAGCCGTCGTCGGGCACCGTCACGCTCAACGTCGGCGGGTTCCTGTACACCGCCCACCGAACCACCCTGTCCAAGCAGCAGGGCTCcttcctggaggagctggccaACGGCAAGAAGCCGGTTCAGCACACCGACTCCATGGGCAACCCGTTCATCGACAGGGACGGCCCCGTGTTCCGCCACGTGCTCAACTACCTGAGGACgggggagctgcagctgcccgACGACTTCCGGGAGGCGGGGCTCCTGCGGCGGGAGGCCGACTTCTACCGCCTGGGTGAACTGGTGGAGGCCGTGGTGGAGTGGGAGGGCCAGCGGGCGGCCCAGCGAGAGCCCGCCTTCCTGGAGGTGACGGACAGCCACGACAGGTCGCAGGGCCTCAAGGTGTACTGCAGCGACCCCTCCTTCATCGACAAGGTCAAAGGGCGCCTGGTGCAGATCTCCAAGAGCCGCCTGGACGGCTTTCCGGAGGAGTTCGTGGTGTCGTCCAACGTGATCCAGTTCCGGCACTTCATCAAGTCGGAGCCGGGCTCGCGGCTCGTTCTGAAGGAGGACAGCACGTTCGTGTGCACGCTTGACTGTCTGAAGCTGGAGACGGTGATGCTAGCGCTGCGGTCCGGCTTCAAGCTGGTCACCAGCCTCGACAGCAGCAAAGGCTCTGTGGTGGCGGCCGAGGCCCTGCACTTCGTCAAATAG